Proteins encoded together in one Argiope bruennichi chromosome 1, qqArgBrue1.1, whole genome shotgun sequence window:
- the LOC129964720 gene encoding E3 ubiquitin-protein ligase RNF13-like, with product MICSVHVICFLVALHLVGATIEVFDRFGRKVDTFQDREAAFDDDFVTMEGYVVSADPPDACKSIAPPTFLTNFTMGKFVLINGTSECGLTTKVRNAEKAGYDVAIMYMPFEYIHIVPFPILQPTIEVLFVSYEDGIILRSNYVYNNSYEYNYRVRIRPNTPDITYYMYLFGAVIGVCFFVMLLFMMCLLIKCIQEKRRSRRNRLSSRQIKQIPTAKFSKGDQYDVCAICLEDYNEGDKLRILPCSHAYHAKCIDPWLMNNRRNCPLCKRKITFGESDESDSEDSELTSPAENTPLLTSPSNRSQSWGTFGAASTSNQPDGSGPSSLPGNYQQFNAASSPESDTSSENHFLSADESENLLPPSHHSVNNPVPYDRRVVIAVNLAGNNINNDAENDQRGLIV from the exons ATGATTTGTTCCGTTCATGTCATATGCTTTTTAGTTGCATTACATCTTGTTGGTGCCACTATAGAAGTA TTTGATCGTTTTGGAAGAAAAGTTGATACTTTCCAAGATAGGGAAGCAGCTTTTGATGATGACTTTGTTACGATGGag GGATATGTTGTATCTGCTGATCCTCCTGATGCTTGCAAAAGTATTGCTCCTCCAACATTCTTGACAAATTTTACAATGGGCAAATTTGTACTTATCAATGGTACTAGTGAATGTGGACTTACAACTAAG GTACGAAATGCAGAGAAAGCAGGCTATGATGTTGCCATAATGTATATGCCATTTGAATACATTCATATTG TTCCTTTCCCAATACTTCAACCCACTATTGAGGTATTGTTTGTTTCATATGAGGATGGAATCATTCTGCGAAGCAACTATGTGTACAACAACAG CTATGAATATAACTATCGAGTGAGAATAAGACCTAATACTCCTGACATCACttattatatgtatttgtttGGAGCAGTAATTGGAGTCTGCTTTTTTGTCATGTTACTTTTCATGATGTGCCTG CTTATTAAATGTATACAAGAGAAACGAAGAAGTCGACGTAATAGATTATCTAGTCGTCAAATTAAACAGATCCCTACAGCAAAGTTCTCAAAAG GAGATCAGTATGATGTTTGTGCAATATGTTTAGAGGATTATAATGAAGGGGATAAGCTGAGAATTTTACCTTGTTCTCAtg CATATCATGCAAAGTGCATAGATCCCTGGTTAATGAATAACAGGCGCAACTGTCCTCTCTGCAAACGAAAGATTACATTCGGTGAATCTGATGAGAGTGATTCTGAAGATTCAGAACTCACTTCCCCTGCTGAAAACACACCTCTTTTGACATCTCCATCCAATCGAAGCCAGTCTTGGGGAACCTTTGGTGCTGCTTCAACATCAAATCAACCTGATGGCAGTGGTCCTTCGTCTTTACCCGGTAACTATCAACAGTTCAATGCTGCATCTTCACCAGAAAGTGACACATCATCAGAAAACCACTTCTTGTCTGCAGATGAATCTGAGAATCTACTTCCTCCTTCCCATCATTCAGTGAATAATCCTGTGCCTTATGATCGGAGAGTTGTTATCGCTGTAAATCTTGCTGGTAACAATATCAATAATGATGCTGAAAATGACCAAAGAGGTCTTATTGTCTGA